A genomic window from Streptomyces broussonetiae includes:
- a CDS encoding bifunctional glycosyltransferase/CDP-glycerol:glycerophosphate glycerophosphotransferase: MPRFSIIVPSHGVAGRLSQALDSVLGQSFGDLELIPVCDGPDCPAAEVVAGYAQQDCRVSPVDSPPCAGLSGARNTGLRAATGAYVLFLDGDDLLLPGALSALDARLSETAGVDVLYVEHERMPWWEGESTNPAARLPARAPKGAFAPARLPELTGVQLPAWSAVYRRAFLTEHELTFPDGHFTDLGWGGLTTLAAGRIAVLRRVVVRHRLRRQGSRLNLPGPHQHALLDQVELVLTRAAEQALPEERARALFEQLFAHVLRTASRPERLPFGRRAFFRRAGRLHRRHRPAGFRVPGGSLGVQHRLLAAGAYGAFRALRGANRVATRAAGSVPRPQLVRTRLRYAAALRRPLDPDLAVYCAYWGRGYACNPAAIHAKARELAPHLRSVFLVEAGQEHAMPKDVEYAVIGSHRSWEVLARATYLINNANFAEGVVKRPGSVHLQTQHGTPLKTMGVDQAPYPVVAAQSGSCTGLLGRVDRWDFNLSANRHSTQMWERAFPGTYEHLEYGYPRNDVFCTAGAEDVARVRRELGVAEGSTAVLYAPTHRDHHTGFEPGLDLEAFCEAAGEDVVVLLRAHYFYDRGPAKSRGRVIDVTAHRCAEDVCLAADALVTDYSSIMFDYANLDRPIVVYADDWEVYRETRGVCFDLMAQPPGPVVRTPEELAGVFRDGSYAGPGAAALRAAFRERFCEFDDGRAAERVVRRVLLGEPPEALPPVVPLAQRVPAPAAATLVRS; this comes from the coding sequence ATGCCCCGCTTCAGCATCATCGTCCCGTCCCACGGGGTCGCCGGCCGGCTGTCCCAGGCGCTGGACTCGGTCCTCGGCCAGTCCTTCGGCGACCTGGAGCTGATCCCGGTCTGCGACGGCCCCGACTGCCCCGCCGCCGAGGTCGTCGCCGGGTATGCGCAGCAGGACTGCCGGGTGAGCCCGGTCGACTCGCCGCCCTGCGCCGGTCTGAGCGGGGCGCGCAACACCGGGCTGCGGGCGGCGACGGGTGCGTACGTGCTGTTCCTCGACGGCGACGACCTGTTGCTGCCGGGCGCGCTCTCGGCGCTGGACGCCCGGCTGAGCGAGACCGCCGGGGTGGACGTGCTCTACGTCGAGCACGAGCGGATGCCCTGGTGGGAGGGCGAGTCCACGAACCCGGCCGCACGGTTGCCGGCCAGGGCCCCCAAGGGCGCCTTCGCCCCGGCCCGCCTGCCCGAGCTGACCGGTGTGCAGCTGCCGGCCTGGAGCGCGGTGTACCGTCGCGCCTTCCTCACCGAGCACGAACTCACCTTTCCCGACGGTCACTTCACCGATCTGGGCTGGGGCGGGCTGACCACGCTCGCGGCCGGGCGGATCGCGGTGCTGCGCCGGGTCGTCGTACGGCACCGGCTGCGCCGCCAGGGCAGCCGGCTGAATCTGCCCGGGCCGCATCAGCACGCGCTCCTCGACCAGGTGGAGCTGGTGCTGACCCGGGCCGCCGAGCAGGCACTGCCCGAGGAGCGGGCGCGGGCGCTGTTCGAACAGCTCTTCGCGCATGTGCTCAGGACGGCGTCCCGGCCCGAGCGTCTGCCCTTCGGGCGCCGGGCGTTCTTCCGCCGTGCGGGCCGCCTGCACCGGCGCCACCGGCCGGCCGGCTTCCGGGTGCCGGGCGGCAGCCTGGGGGTGCAGCACCGGCTGCTGGCGGCGGGGGCGTACGGCGCGTTCCGGGCGCTGCGCGGCGCCAACCGGGTGGCCACGAGGGCCGCCGGGAGCGTGCCGCGCCCGCAACTGGTACGCACCCGGCTGCGCTACGCCGCCGCTCTGCGCCGCCCGCTCGACCCCGATCTCGCCGTGTACTGCGCCTATTGGGGTCGCGGCTACGCCTGCAACCCGGCCGCGATCCACGCCAAGGCCCGCGAACTGGCCCCGCATCTGCGCTCGGTGTTCCTGGTCGAGGCAGGCCAGGAGCACGCGATGCCCAAGGATGTGGAGTACGCGGTGATCGGCTCGCACCGCTCCTGGGAGGTGCTGGCCCGCGCGACGTACCTGATCAACAACGCCAACTTCGCCGAGGGCGTCGTCAAGCGCCCGGGCAGCGTGCATCTGCAGACCCAGCACGGCACCCCGCTCAAGACCATGGGCGTGGACCAGGCGCCGTACCCGGTGGTGGCCGCGCAGTCCGGCAGCTGCACCGGACTGCTCGGCCGGGTCGACCGCTGGGACTTCAACCTGTCCGCGAACCGCCACTCGACCCAGATGTGGGAGCGCGCCTTCCCGGGCACGTACGAGCATCTGGAGTACGGCTATCCGCGCAACGACGTCTTCTGCACGGCGGGCGCCGAGGACGTGGCGCGCGTCAGACGGGAACTGGGCGTCGCCGAGGGCAGCACGGCCGTGCTGTACGCGCCGACCCACCGCGACCACCACACCGGCTTCGAGCCCGGCCTGGACCTGGAGGCGTTCTGCGAGGCGGCCGGCGAGGACGTCGTCGTCCTGCTGCGCGCCCACTACTTCTACGACCGGGGACCGGCGAAGAGCCGCGGCCGGGTCATCGACGTCACGGCGCACCGCTGCGCCGAGGACGTGTGTCTCGCGGCGGACGCGCTGGTCACCGACTACTCGTCGATCATGTTCGACTACGCCAACCTGGACCGGCCGATCGTCGTGTACGCCGACGACTGGGAGGTCTACCGCGAGACGCGGGGCGTCTGTTTCGACCTGATGGCCCAGCCGCCCGGCCCGGTCGTGCGCACCCCCGAGGAGCTGGCCGGAGTCTTTCGCGACGGCTCGTACGCGGGGCCCGGAGCGGCGGCGCTGCGGGCCGCGTTCCGGGAGCGGTTCTGCGAGTTCGACGACGGGCGGGCCGCCGAGCGGGTCGTACGGCGGGTGCTGCTGGGCGAGCCGCCCGAGGCGCTGCCGCCCGTGGTCCCGCTAGCGCAGCGCGTCCCCGCCCCCGCCGCCGCGACCCTCGTCAGGAGCTGA
- a CDS encoding bifunctional glycosyltransferase/CDP-glycerol:glycerophosphate glycerophosphotransferase, with translation MPRFSVIVPCFKVQGFLRECLESVLTQSFGDFELIAVDDRSPDGCGAILDEYAGRDPRVRVLHLPRNVGLGRARNAGTAEASGDYLFFLDSDDSLTPGALRAMADRLAEAADPDVLVFDHARTYWWGGTRRNALAEVLAEAGPDTFTAEEFPRILDLLTVVWNKVYRRAFVSSQGFEFSPGYYEDTAWTFPVMLSARRIAVLDRICVNYRQRRQGNILSTTSRRHFDIHDQYDRIFAFVAARPHLASWRPYLHRKMGEHCLDVLAKPDRLPPGDKAEFFRLTTRMFRIHRPEGALVDGEVAVLAGSWPAYLLKRQAARAGQQAARQTGALCGAVTARARACWADVHRRRPLDPQLVVYSASSHRGMLGDPAAVYAKAREIASGLRGVWVVRDAETAATLPPDVEHVIVGSRRHLEITARAKFFVNDVNWPGSPAKRPGSVHIHTHQGTPLKYLGADLLDKPGARLGLDVPRMLRRADRWDYSLVASRHAELVWERAYPCHFTSVRTGSPRNDVLVHHGAGGSGACGTCGGFRERHGIPADHTVVLYAPTRRDYRRTGHVDRFDPARLAADLGEGHTLVVRLHPSLAAGPARGMGLAELARRGVVVDATDEPRVQDVLLASDVLVTDYSSVMFDYANLDRPIVVHADDWPAFTASRGAYLDLPAEAPGHVAHSYRELARLFASGHWRDEESARLRARFRARFCEFDDGRAAERVVRALLLGEPMPGPGPGAPRIPGQTAGRDALTSA, from the coding sequence GTGCCCCGCTTCAGTGTGATCGTGCCCTGTTTCAAGGTGCAGGGCTTCCTGCGCGAGTGCCTGGAGTCGGTGCTGACCCAGTCCTTCGGCGACTTCGAGCTGATCGCCGTGGACGACCGCTCCCCCGACGGCTGCGGCGCGATCCTGGACGAGTACGCCGGGCGGGACCCACGGGTGCGGGTGCTGCACCTGCCGCGGAACGTGGGCCTCGGCCGGGCCCGCAACGCGGGGACGGCCGAGGCGAGCGGCGACTATCTGTTCTTCCTGGACAGCGACGACTCGCTCACCCCGGGCGCGCTGCGCGCCATGGCGGACCGGCTGGCCGAGGCCGCCGACCCGGACGTGCTGGTCTTCGACCACGCGCGCACCTACTGGTGGGGCGGCACCCGGCGCAACGCCCTGGCCGAGGTGCTCGCCGAGGCCGGTCCGGACACCTTCACCGCCGAGGAGTTCCCCCGGATCCTGGATCTGCTGACGGTGGTGTGGAACAAGGTGTACCGCCGCGCGTTCGTGTCGTCGCAGGGCTTCGAGTTCTCGCCGGGCTACTACGAGGACACCGCCTGGACCTTCCCGGTCATGCTCAGTGCCCGGCGGATCGCCGTCCTGGACCGGATCTGCGTGAACTACCGGCAGCGCCGGCAGGGCAACATCCTGTCCACCACCAGCCGCAGGCACTTCGACATCCACGACCAGTACGACCGCATCTTCGCGTTCGTGGCGGCCCGGCCGCACCTCGCGTCCTGGCGGCCGTATCTGCACCGCAAGATGGGCGAGCACTGCCTGGACGTGCTGGCCAAGCCGGACCGGCTGCCCCCGGGCGACAAGGCGGAGTTCTTCCGGCTCACGACGCGGATGTTCCGCATCCACCGGCCCGAGGGTGCGCTGGTGGACGGCGAGGTCGCGGTACTGGCGGGCTCCTGGCCGGCGTATCTGCTCAAACGGCAGGCGGCGCGCGCCGGGCAGCAGGCGGCACGGCAGACGGGGGCGCTTTGCGGTGCGGTGACCGCGCGAGCGCGCGCCTGCTGGGCGGACGTGCACCGGCGCCGCCCCCTGGATCCGCAGCTGGTCGTCTACTCGGCGTCCTCGCACCGGGGCATGCTGGGCGACCCGGCGGCCGTGTACGCCAAGGCCCGGGAGATCGCGTCGGGGCTGCGCGGGGTGTGGGTGGTACGGGACGCGGAGACCGCCGCGACGCTGCCGCCCGATGTGGAGCATGTGATCGTGGGCTCCCGGCGCCATCTGGAGATCACCGCGCGGGCGAAGTTCTTCGTCAACGACGTCAACTGGCCCGGTTCGCCCGCCAAGCGGCCCGGCAGCGTGCACATCCACACCCACCAGGGCACCCCGCTCAAGTACCTGGGCGCCGACCTGCTGGACAAGCCGGGCGCCCGGCTCGGCCTCGACGTGCCGCGGATGCTGCGCCGGGCCGACCGCTGGGACTACAGCCTGGTCGCGAGCCGCCATGCGGAGCTGGTCTGGGAGCGGGCCTACCCGTGCCACTTCACCTCGGTGCGCACCGGGAGCCCGCGCAACGACGTCCTGGTGCACCACGGTGCGGGCGGCTCCGGCGCCTGCGGCACCTGCGGCGGCTTTCGTGAGCGGCACGGGATCCCGGCGGACCACACGGTCGTGCTGTACGCACCGACCCGGCGGGACTACCGGCGCACCGGACACGTGGACCGGTTCGACCCGGCCCGGTTGGCGGCCGACCTCGGCGAGGGACACACCCTGGTGGTTCGGCTGCACCCGTCGCTGGCGGCCGGCCCCGCCCGTGGCATGGGCCTGGCCGAGCTGGCCCGGCGAGGCGTCGTGGTCGACGCGACCGACGAGCCACGCGTCCAGGACGTGCTGCTCGCTTCGGACGTCCTGGTCACCGACTACTCGTCCGTCATGTTCGACTACGCCAACCTGGACCGGCCGATCGTGGTGCACGCCGACGACTGGCCCGCGTTCACCGCGAGCCGGGGTGCCTACCTCGACCTGCCCGCCGAGGCCCCGGGCCATGTCGCCCACTCCTACCGGGAGTTGGCCCGGCTGTTCGCCTCGGGCCACTGGCGGGACGAGGAGTCGGCACGGCTGAGGGCGCGGTTCCGGGCCCGGTTCTGCGAGTTCGACGACGGCCGGGCCGCCGAGCGGGTCGTACGGGCGCTGCTGCTGGGCGAGCCGATGCCCGGCCCGGGACCGGGCGCGCCGCGGATCCCGGGTCAGACGGCGGGCCGGGACGCGCTGACGTCGGCATAG
- a CDS encoding organic hydroperoxide resistance protein, with protein MDALYTAVATATHGREGRAVSSDGRIDLKLAMPVQMGGDGQGTNPEQLFAAGYAACFGSALGLVGRQAKVDVSDAAVTAEVGIGKQGEGFGLKVTLRVELPGTVDEETGRKLVETAHQVCPYSNATRGNVDVDLVIE; from the coding sequence ATGGACGCGCTCTACACCGCCGTCGCCACCGCCACCCACGGCCGCGAGGGCCGTGCCGTCTCCTCCGACGGCAGGATCGACCTCAAGCTGGCCATGCCGGTGCAGATGGGCGGCGATGGTCAGGGCACCAACCCCGAGCAGCTCTTCGCCGCCGGTTACGCCGCCTGCTTCGGCAGCGCCCTCGGCCTCGTCGGCCGGCAGGCGAAGGTCGACGTCAGCGACGCCGCCGTGACCGCCGAGGTCGGCATCGGCAAGCAGGGCGAGGGCTTCGGTCTGAAGGTGACGCTGCGCGTCGAGCTGCCCGGCACCGTGGACGAGGAGACCGGCCGCAAGCTGGTCGAGACCGCCCACCAGGTCTGCCCCTACTCCAACGCCACCCGCGGCAACGTGGACGTCGACCTCGTCATCGAGTAA
- a CDS encoding MarR family winged helix-turn-helix transcriptional regulator: MARKGYPGAMTATIRTAADPDWLRLDSQICFSLHAASRAFNGVYRVVLKDLGLTYPQYLVMLVLWEQGDLPVKRLGEHLRLDSGTLSPLVKRLEAATLVRRERSTEDERSVWVRLTEEGAALRERALEVPRRIVDATGFDPAEIADLRERLDQLTDALDAAAVAAARDAD, from the coding sequence ATGGCTCGTAAGGGCTACCCTGGAGCCATGACCGCCACGATCCGCACCGCCGCCGACCCGGACTGGCTCCGCCTGGACAGCCAGATCTGCTTCTCCCTGCACGCCGCGTCCCGCGCCTTCAACGGCGTCTACCGCGTGGTCCTCAAGGACCTCGGGCTCACCTACCCGCAGTACCTGGTGATGCTGGTGCTGTGGGAGCAGGGCGACCTGCCCGTCAAGAGGCTCGGCGAACATCTGCGACTCGACTCCGGCACGCTGTCCCCGCTGGTCAAGCGGCTGGAAGCGGCCACTCTGGTGCGCCGGGAGCGCAGCACCGAGGACGAGCGCTCGGTGTGGGTGCGGCTCACCGAGGAGGGCGCGGCCCTGCGCGAGCGCGCCCTGGAGGTACCCCGCCGCATCGTCGACGCCACCGGCTTCGACCCGGCCGAGATCGCCGACCTTCGCGAACGCCTCGACCAGCTCACGGACGCGCTGGACGCGGCGGCGGTGGCGGCAGCCCGGGACGCCGACTGA